The DNA segment CATAAAAAGGCATTAGTTAGACACAAAACAATCAGTACATGTAATGTAAGTTTTAAGCAATATCATTAGATGGAGAAGTCTATTTTCATTTAGGTCCtttaacgcacacatttcaagAGGAGCTAGCTAGTAAGAGAGTGCAATAGAAATGGACAGAGAgtagctttatttcaatattaaattttttgtttatattactTTTCGTTATCAGTTGGCTAGCAAATGCTAAGATACTTCATACGTATCTTTAACTCCTATCCCAACCTCGTCGTGATACTAGCAAGAATGTAATTGAAGCATGCAgatgcattgcttcacaattatGAACTAATACGAATGGAGGAACTTTTTATGTTAATAGATGtcgtacataaataaatgttgaacTTGATTCTTGAACTTGATTCcatagttagttttttttaatttttttttatttccgtaacaattatttcaaacttcttctcttcttctttggcacaacaaccgctgtcggtcaaggcctgcctgtactcacAAGTGAAGtgaggttggctttcagtgacttccCAAATAgtcagctcgtactttatagctaatttagggctgtttaacgaaaaatcgttccgatgtcgtactttgtggctgattaagagatagacggtactttgcggaactatggagctttttaacagggacatggtactttttggaactttgcggctgattagcactatgtgtagggttcatggtggaacttgaaggcttgttaagaaagggtgccgaacttggtggaactttatagctttttgatTTCAAACTTACGTTGGACTAATAATTATCTTAGCTTCTTAAATTATGCAACTTTACGTAAAGTTttcaagataaaaaaaatgcgatttttggatttttattaCTAATCCCTGACCAACATTTAGAAAAACATCTTTAGTAAACAATAGATCTATTATTTGGTCttcttttaacatattttatataacCTATTGTATTCAAAAGTGAGCTGAACATCTCAGTCACATACGTGTTAGCTTCTAAGTTAGCATTAAATGCTTCTAATGCCTTTTCTGTATCAATGGCAGTAATGGATGCATTGCGTGATGTTGTTCCTGCTATAGTATCCATTgcgtaaaacataatttcgaGCCGTAGTCTGCTTCGATAGCTTAACAAGATTGTCCACTTGTTTTCGAGTTATAACACACTCATGTACACCGGATGATGAAAAAGTATTAGGTAAAGACGGCAGACTGGTTGAGGATGACGATCCGGAAgagaatcgctgtcccggcataGCTGACGAATCGGACAAAGATCCATCGAAAAGGAACGTACCGGAAACATCAGGGATGGTTGATGGTGGCGATGAAGcggtcaacaatgacgttccggaagaggatcgctgtcccggcttggCAGACGAATTGGGCATTGATCCTTTGAACAGCAACGAACCGGAAACATTAGTGATGGCacggtcaacaatgacggtccggaagaggatcgctgtcccggtaTGATTGACGAACCGGGCATAGATCCACCCAACAGAAACTTACCGGAACATCACAGATGGGCGGTGATGGCGATAAAGcggtcaacaatgacgttccggaagaggatcgctgATCCCGGCTTGGCAGACGAACTGGGCATTGATCCTTTGAACAGAAACGAACCGGAAACATTAGTGATGGGTGATGGTGACGATGGgacggtcaacaatgacggtCCGGAAGAGGATCACTGTCCCGGCTTGGCTGACGAATCGGACATAGATCCACCCAACAGAAACTTACCGGAAACATCAcagatgggtggtggtggcgataaagcggtcaacaatgacgttccggaagaggatcgctgtcccggcttggCAGACGAACTGGGCATTGATCCTTTGAACAGAAACGAACCGGAAACATTAGTGATGGGTGATGGTGACGATGGGCTcggtcaacaatgacggtccgaaagagaatcgctgtcccggcttggCTGACGAACCGGACATAGATCCACCCAAAAGAAATGTACCGCAAACATCACGGATGGGTGGCGGTGACGATGGAACGGTCAACATATCTGATGAAACAAATATaggtggtggtgacgatgaGACAGCCAACAATGTCGAAGCAAGAATAATAGGAGTAGCGGGCACGACCGATGAAACTGACGtcggagcagaaaaaaaccattAGATAGGACGTAGTTCCATCATTCGGTACTCGGTTGCAATGCAAATGATGCATATCCGTGATCATCAtccatgttttgcattttcctaAAAAGATAATTGTTTCAATAACCTTTGATTCATATTAGATTCAAACATGATTCAAAGCACCTCATCAACTTACCTGGGTGTATAAGGTTCTGGACAGCCACAAAGCCGATATGGAGTGAAGTTTTCGTAAGTATGCCTCTTGATAAAAGATTTTCTAAAATAAGCTTTCTTCTATTCACAGCATTGAAATGCGGCTAACACATATAGACACGGTCATGCTTGATGGAGTGAATATGACGATGACGTCACGATGGGGCCTATGTGTGCCTACTTGTGTGAAAGAGATAAAGCACACCTCAAAGATACAGAAACCAAAGTGTTCAAAAATATGGGGGGTACGACTATGTTTTTGCACtagagcatttttttataccaACTGTCGTTTTTTTGAACTAGCGGCAGCCATGATGGAAATTGAGTGCCCAAGATGGcttcaacttgagtaccactgAGTTCCCCCCCAAAATAGCATTTCGGGGGATGTCACCGTaaagctgtcaaaaatcaGCCATCATTGCGGCTCGGGTACACCTTGCTTTTACcaaaatatatgtcaattcgcgtagccaaccctgagctattcacgtcatttccatacaatttcagattgcgccaagattgcgcataaattttcaagattatatgtccgagatatataatttttttgacagataaagaTATCAAACCGATCAGTTTGAcggataaatatatgcgcaatctgataTTGCGCATCGTTTATTGATACGGTAATGTAGAACGATTTGACAAGTAACCAAAAGTTCGTTACAGCAGTTAGACATCTGAAAGCactttttgattcaaaatTTCGATTgtgattaaaattataaatcgGGCTTGTAATCGtaagaaaattattaattagggtaaatgtaccaggGTTGGTCTggtggtatagtcgtcaactcgtacgacttaacaacatgcccgttgatgggttcaagtcccgaatagaccgtgtccccatacACAGGActtactatcctgctatggtaacaataagtcactgaaaaccaagctcattttactagtgggtacaggcagaggccttgaccgacaacggttgttgtgccaaagaaaaaaaaactgtaccaGTATTTGGCAGTgtcatttgttattcatatacgaagtttcaaatcatttctttgcatatttttcaaaatatcaaaacaaaatgtgccGAGTTAAACATGTACCGGCAGATTTGCTGTAagccaatagttcggcaggtttcatTATTAAGAGAACCAGAGCACTAAAAtaatcccaaatagccagctcgtactttatagctgatttagggctgtttaacgaaaaatcgttccgatgtcgtactttgtggctgattaagagatagatggtactttgcggaactatggagctttttaacaggcacatggtactttttggaactttgcggttggttagcactatgtgtatggttcatggtggaacttgaaggcttgttaagaaagcgtaccgaacttggtggaactttatagctttttaatgcatgacatcggtacgagatggctcttgtcaaagtgtcaaagacggacgtcggcaataatctcattgctgctgcacaagttagattcgttgattgaagaatgaatattgagtgaagtgattgtgaattatcagtaaattgtgtaaaattatgtgtaattcatcaatacaaaagatttaaaaatatacatatgtgttgaaacgaaacaaatcttgttgtttatttcatcgatgactcttgcttgaaaataaaacacaaagaaaaataatccctgacatcatggcataaggaagctccttaggcgctgtttgaaagacccacatagaactttgatgctgtttatctactgcaaaaggcgaattagagcagcaatctttagcgtgccaaaatgagctgcttaagcaattctggctgtTTGGGGGGTAACGCACATTATTTTCCCATCGTAGGGTAACGCACATCATGTATCATCAAAGATTCCGACCCGCAAGTGCAACGGGTGTGCTAGATCGGAGTCGGAAACAAATCCGACCCTAGGAAGTAAGGACTTCGGGTTCACCCGAATGAATAGTAGTTGTAAGAAAGCATAAatgactccgacccgttggtgcagcgatTTTGGATCAGGTCAAAGTAGGTTcaatcccaaatagccagctcgtactttatagctgatttagggttgtttaacgaaaaatcgttccgatgtcgtattTTGTGTCTGTGGCAACGCTttttcgcatgcgattttatcggacggccTGACAAatttttatatgggatttgacagataacgtcggacgacgaaatcgcacgtccgacgttatctgtcaaatcccatataaatcttgtccgataaaatcgcatccgatcagcgttgccaccgcccttacgaggattcggagatacgcggttttctaaatttgacagattaaatgtcaaatcagtacaatttgcttcaatttcGGTAGAAATTGCCTTTTTGCttacaaattgaaaccgcttaaatGCCAGaaatgggggccttcacgattctagttagttttttgtatggagtttgacagttggaggctgaaatcatgtaaacacttcatacaaaaccacacaaaaaactagcctcacttcaaacattgcgaggctTGTaagtggtatcatctgctcgaaatattatgatattttaaaaaatatttattttttattcataaattatttttgtttgttgtgttattTGTCGGAAAGATCACTTGTCCaatttttttggatttttgtaaaataaaatctcaaaatgtatgtgtttagtaagctataatttgacaTGTTATACCTGCTGCGGTTGCGGcctaggctcgcaagctctttaatgcgagggctctggggctgtgaacttgtatggcgtgcgagccctcgcacACCcacgcaaatcgctgtcaattgcatggaaGGGCATTCCGTAGTTTTTCACCCGTTGAACATTGCGAGGGCTGCGAGtaatatcatctgctcgaaatcttatgcttttaaaaataatccttttgttttattcaaaaattatatttttttgcggTGTTATGCGTCGAAaagattattatttctattttaaatgatttattcaaaaaaaattttgtcaaaattgaggtgtttagtatgctacaatttgcactgttatacctgctgaacggggtgctataattataactgctaaacttaggggcgaaaaaactgccaaggctcgcaagctctttaatgcgagggctctagagctgtgaacttgtatggcgtgcgagccctcgcgcgccctcgcaaatcgctatAAGTTGCATAGCGGGCTGCAATTTTCAATCTAGATTATTctacccgtcaaacattgcgagggtttgGAGTtttatcatctgctcgaaatcataaggtcattaaataatctttatttttcatacataagtttttgtttttgaggtgttattcgccgaaaagattacttctccaatttttgtggatttttgccaaataaaatctcaaaatgtaggtgtttagtaagctataattttcaatgttatacctgctctcggggtactataattataactgctaaaactaggagtgaaaaaactaccaaggctcgcaagctctttgatgcgagggctctggggcggtaAACTTGTATgtcgtgcgagccctcgcgcgccctcgcaaatcgctgtcaattgcatgacGGGTAgtcacaaagctagaattagattcgagtatctgctcgaaaacacggttttgtttacatttatcccaaggtgcattaaagaaatcaggtgatcgaatctggaatcaaagtgtatgtagtccaggtggtctcatagcattttttataaccaaatttgaatatcactttttgacagaacgagtgaaaacttttgctccaacgagctttctggaggcttgacgaatactcaaaacactcttaaactCTTCATTGAGAagcagaagcaataaaaatcagtcttctaaattcatacaccttgggataagcccacctgtatattatactcacttagaaaGCTGCTCGagaactgctatacaatgcaaaaagctgacagcccgccatgcaattgacagcgatttgcgagggcgcgcgagggctcgcacgccatacaagttcaccgccccagagccctcgcataaaagagcttgcgagccttggtagttttttcacccctagttttagcagttataattatagcaccccgagagcaggtataacattgaaaattatagcttactaaacacctacattttgagattttattttgcaaaaatccacaaaaattggagaagtaatcttttcggcgaataacacctcaacaacaaaaacttatgtatgaaaaataaagattatttaatgaccttatgatttcgagcagatgataccactcccaaccctcgcaatgtttgacgggaggctaaaatttcagcctacgagattaaaacggaaaggcccccaatattagaattttctgcacgaatcatatcaaataaatgataaagtatataaaaaaactaaattaaataaaaaactccaaataatcaatagtatttaagtaaaaaaacgtgaaattcgacttacgcggattcatCGGAAACGcacaaaccgcgtaactcgggaacagactgtataaaCACTATGTACAAAATATGTTGATACTTATACTGTAAGGGCCGCACACCAACCGCACCCTGCATCCCTACCGAAAGTACCTGCTTGATCAGCCATTATCTGCCGTGGAAAGCACTCGTTTGGACTCATCTCATCTGGAGATTTGTCACCTATGATGATGTGGTATCACAAATGCTTCTAACATCCTTTTCGCTCGCTATTGTACTTGATGCAAGTTTGAACGTGACCCGTGTGGCATGAATGAAATGGACCCTCGCTGTTGTTTAATACTACTGCAGCTGCCGGGACTGTAGGGATTGAGATAGGACAgcgaaaaaataatataaaaaaaggaagcatgCGATGAACTAATATATCAGTTGAATGAGAAGGATTAATACTGATAGGAAcggttaataataatattcaaaacaaaaatcgaatTACACttg comes from the Anopheles merus strain MAF unplaced genomic scaffold, AmerM5.1 LNR4000206, whole genome shotgun sequence genome and includes:
- the LOC121601859 gene encoding uncharacterized protein LOC121601859 produces the protein MPNSSAKPGQRSSSGTSLLTASSPPSTIPDVSGTFLFDGSLSDSSAMPGQRFSSGSSSSTSLPSLPNTFSSSGVHECVITRKQVDNLVKLSKQTTARNYVLRNGYYSRNNITQCIHYCH